One part of the Hydra vulgaris chromosome 01, alternate assembly HydraT2T_AEP genome encodes these proteins:
- the LOC136074130 gene encoding uncharacterized protein LOC136074130, which produces MALRRPIMNDFDSLSLTEIGAKFKYNLEDTIRWCRTHGLLAESMSCSVCGVPCTQQAKNNAIDQVIWRCPVKRCKRTFSIRKGSFFEKSHLHLWQVLGLTYVWSRDAGKSRGFSVSDLRQELNIASDHTIVDWNQFCRDICVEYFLNNPDPIGGPGCIVEIDESVFCKRKNHVGRITQQQWIFGGYEPATKKGFLIPVQNRDAATLIPIIHKWILPGTTIWSDMWEAYNGLQGPLYQHGTVNHTYNFVDPQTGVTTNHVEAMWCRAKAKFKSMMGSTNREMITDYLSEFMWMQRFNEHRFYHFWDQVVTAYPV; this is translated from the coding sequence ATGGCTCTTCGAAGACCAATAATGAACGACTTTGACTCACTTTCGCTAACAGAAATTGGagcaaaatttaaatacaatttagaAGATACAATTCGTTGGTGCAGAACTCATGGTTTACTGGCTGAAAGTATGAGTTGTAGTGTATGTGGCGTTCCGTGCACACAGCAAGCTAAAAACAACGCAATCGATCAAGTAATTTGGAGATGTCCGGTGAAACGTTGTAAAAGAACTTTTAGCATAAGAAAAGGCAGCTTCTTCGAGAAATCCCATTTACACTTGTGGCAGGTATTAGGCTTGACTTACGTTTGGAGTAGAGACGCAGGTAAAAGTCGAGGGTTTTCGGTAAGCGATCTCAGGCAAGAGCTTAATATTGCATCTGATCACACTATTGTTGATTGGAATCAATTTTGCAGAGACATTTGCGTCGAGTACTTCCTCAATAACCCTGACCCAATAGGCGGTCCTGGGTGCATTGTTGAAATAGATGAATctgttttttgtaaaagaaagAACCACGTTGGTCGCATAACCCAGCAACAGTGGATATTTGGTGGTTATGAACCTGCGActaaaaaaggatttttaattCCAGTGCAAAATCGCGATGCGGCAACATTGATTCCAATCATACATAAGTGGATCCTACCTGGCACTACTATCTGGAGTGATATGTGGGAAGCATATAATGGCTTGCAAGGGCCTTTATATCAACACGGCACAGTTAATCACACCTACAACTTTGTGGATCCGCAGACAGGAGTAACTACAAATCATGTGGAAGCTATGTGGTGTCGAGCTAAAGCAAAATTCAAATCAATGATGGGTTCGACTAATCGCGAAATGATAACAGATTATTTATCAGAATTCATGTGGATGCAAAGATTCAACGAACAtcgtttttatcatttttgggACCAGGTTGTAACAGCATACCCAGTCTGA